The proteins below are encoded in one region of Rhizobium sp. 9140:
- a CDS encoding quinone oxidoreductase family protein, protein MARAIMIRELGGPDVLKIEGVTVPPPSRGEVQIRQEAIGVNFIDVYFRTGLYKAASLPFIPGKEGAGIVTAVGDGVTLFSPGDRVAYAGADGAYASERNIDEQQLIKVPDDIPLETAAAMMLKGMTAQYLLNQTFAVGPDTVLLFHAAAGGVGQIAGQWAKALGATVIGTAGSPEKIAMALEHGYDHVIDYRSEDFVARVKDITKGKGVDVVYDSVGKDTYPASLDCLKPRGLWVSFGNSSGAVEAFNIGVLSQKGSLFATRPTLYTYTSTRPELEACANALFDVVRSHKVRININQTYALDNASQAHADLEARKTSGTTLLIP, encoded by the coding sequence ATGGCAAGAGCAATCATGATCCGGGAGCTGGGTGGCCCCGACGTCCTGAAGATCGAGGGCGTGACCGTTCCGCCGCCGTCGCGTGGCGAGGTGCAGATCCGCCAGGAGGCGATCGGCGTCAACTTTATCGACGTCTATTTCCGGACAGGTCTCTACAAGGCGGCGAGCCTGCCCTTCATTCCGGGCAAGGAGGGTGCCGGCATCGTGACCGCGGTCGGCGATGGCGTGACATTGTTCTCACCGGGCGACAGGGTCGCCTATGCCGGCGCGGACGGGGCCTATGCCAGCGAGCGCAACATCGACGAGCAGCAGCTGATCAAGGTGCCCGACGACATTCCACTGGAAACGGCCGCCGCGATGATGCTGAAGGGCATGACCGCGCAGTACCTGCTCAACCAGACCTTTGCCGTCGGTCCCGACACGGTTCTCCTGTTCCATGCGGCTGCCGGCGGTGTCGGGCAGATTGCCGGGCAATGGGCCAAGGCGCTGGGCGCCACGGTGATTGGGACGGCAGGATCACCCGAGAAGATCGCGATGGCGCTGGAGCATGGCTACGACCACGTCATCGACTACCGCTCGGAGGATTTCGTCGCGCGGGTAAAGGACATCACCAAAGGCAAGGGCGTCGATGTGGTGTACGATTCCGTCGGCAAGGATACGTATCCCGCCTCGCTCGACTGCCTGAAGCCGCGGGGGCTGTGGGTCAGCTTCGGCAACTCGTCCGGAGCCGTGGAGGCCTTTAATATCGGCGTACTATCCCAGAAGGGATCGCTGTTCGCCACGCGTCCGACGCTCTACACATACACCTCGACACGGCCGGAGCTTGAGGCGTGTGCAAACGCGTTGTTTGATGTTGTGCGGAGCCATAAAGTGCGTATCAATATCAACCAGACCTATGCGCTTGATAATGCCAGCCAGGCTCATGCGGATCTGGAAGCCAGAAAGACGAGCGGAACAACTTTGCTGATTCCCTGA
- the pcsA gene encoding phosphatidylcholine synthase, translating to MKFFNYKPVPYAEIRAFSVHVLTASGSFLAFLGVVAAAEHRFVDMFWWLGLALAVDGIDGPIARKVRVKEVLPNWSGDTLDNVIDYVTYVLLPAFALYQSGMIGEPWSFVAAGAIVMSSAIYYADMGMKTDEYFFSGFPVVWNMVVFTLFVVQASELAASIVVFVSVLLTFMPISFLHPVRVRRLRPLNLAVFTAWSVLSAYALLMHFETPAWVVWGVVGTGVYLYVIGFILQIFPNLGRE from the coding sequence ATGAAGTTCTTCAATTACAAGCCGGTTCCCTACGCCGAGATCCGGGCCTTCTCGGTTCATGTTCTCACGGCTTCCGGATCGTTTCTCGCGTTCCTCGGCGTCGTGGCCGCAGCGGAACATCGCTTCGTGGATATGTTCTGGTGGTTGGGTCTGGCGCTCGCCGTCGATGGCATCGACGGGCCGATCGCGCGCAAGGTCCGTGTCAAGGAGGTGCTGCCCAACTGGTCGGGCGATACGCTCGACAACGTCATCGACTATGTGACCTATGTGCTGCTGCCGGCTTTTGCGCTCTACCAGAGCGGCATGATCGGCGAGCCCTGGTCGTTCGTCGCGGCAGGCGCCATCGTTATGTCCAGCGCCATCTATTATGCCGATATGGGCATGAAGACCGACGAATACTTCTTTTCAGGCTTCCCGGTCGTCTGGAACATGGTGGTGTTCACGCTCTTCGTCGTGCAGGCGAGCGAGCTTGCGGCGTCCATCGTCGTTTTCGTCTCGGTGCTTCTCACCTTCATGCCGATCAGCTTTCTCCATCCGGTGCGCGTGCGGCGGTTGCGGCCGCTCAACCTCGCGGTCTTCACCGCTTGGTCGGTCCTCAGCGCCTATGCGCTGCTGATGCATTTCGAGACCCCGGCCTGGGTGGTCTGGGGCGTCGTCGGCACCGGCGTCTATCTCTACGTCATCGGGTTCATTCTGCAGATCTTCCCCAATCTCGGACGCGAATAA
- a CDS encoding UbiH/UbiF family hydroxylase, with protein MDHTDIAVIGAGLAGALAALALSRDGRTVALIAPTAPHDRRTTALMDEAIGFLRRLDLGEEVSALGAPLATLRIIDGTNRLLRAPVVTFRAAEIGLDAFGYNLPNAPFLDVLNRRIESAPSITRIDSRLERLEETATGCTLTMADGRSLTASLVIGADGRRSLVREARRIETRNWSYPQTAVVLNFAHERPHENISTEFHTRQGPFTQVPLPGNRSSLVWVMTPDAAAEVLMRERAALSSAVEQRMQSMLGKVTVDTEPQAFPLSGMAATRFGKGRVILVGEAAHAFPPIGAQGLNLSLRDVMTLVAMLAELPVIPADLGDRYDRRRRADILSRTVSVDLLNRSLLTGFLPVQMLRTGGLQALSSAGALRSLVMQEGLRPGSAIRSMLGDLREKIGRHSA; from the coding sequence ATGGATCACACCGATATCGCCGTCATCGGCGCTGGCCTCGCAGGCGCACTCGCCGCCCTTGCTTTGTCCCGTGACGGGCGCACCGTCGCGCTCATTGCGCCGACCGCCCCGCATGACCGTCGCACGACGGCCCTGATGGACGAGGCGATCGGCTTTCTGAGGAGGCTCGACCTCGGAGAAGAGGTCAGCGCGCTCGGCGCGCCGCTGGCCACGTTGCGCATCATCGACGGGACGAACCGCCTTCTGCGCGCGCCGGTTGTTACCTTCCGGGCGGCTGAAATCGGCCTCGACGCCTTCGGCTACAATCTCCCGAACGCACCGTTCCTCGATGTGCTGAACCGCCGCATCGAGAGCGCACCATCCATCACTCGCATCGACTCAAGACTGGAACGTCTCGAGGAGACCGCAACTGGCTGCACTCTGACGATGGCCGACGGCCGTTCGCTGACGGCGTCGTTGGTGATCGGCGCGGACGGAAGACGCTCGCTCGTTCGCGAGGCGCGCCGTATCGAGACGCGCAACTGGAGCTATCCGCAGACGGCGGTCGTGCTGAATTTCGCCCATGAGCGTCCGCATGAAAACATCTCGACGGAGTTTCACACACGTCAGGGTCCGTTCACGCAGGTTCCGCTTCCCGGCAACCGCTCCAGCCTCGTCTGGGTGATGACGCCCGATGCCGCAGCGGAAGTGTTGATGCGGGAGAGGGCCGCACTGTCGAGCGCGGTGGAGCAGCGGATGCAGTCCATGCTTGGCAAGGTCACGGTCGACACCGAACCTCAAGCCTTCCCGCTCTCCGGCATGGCCGCCACACGCTTCGGCAAGGGCCGCGTGATCCTCGTGGGCGAGGCCGCCCATGCCTTCCCGCCCATTGGCGCACAGGGCCTGAACCTCAGTCTTCGCGACGTCATGACGCTGGTCGCCATGCTCGCCGAGCTGCCGGTCATCCCGGCGGATCTTGGCGACCGCTACGATCGGCGCAGGCGCGCCGATATTCTCAGTCGTACCGTCAGCGTGGACCTGCTCAACCGCTCTTTGCTCACCGGCTTTCTGCCGGTACAGATGCTGCGGACAGGCGGGCTGCAGGCGCTGTCATCGGCTGGCGCCCTGCGCAGCCTCGTCATGCAGGAAGGCCTGCGGCCGGGCAGCGCGATCCGGTCCATGCTGGGGGACTTACGGGAAAAGATCGGCCGGCACTCCGCCTGA
- a CDS encoding AEC family transporter, which translates to MTNIFSLVAPFFGLILLGYGAAHLLGRRDGAGPARPGLEGMSWLNVYILYLALPSLFFTLISRTPIHELTRFDFILADVAATYSVFTLIFVVALWFRRAPLAEATVQGLAAAYGNIGYMGPGLALLALGDRAAVPVALIFSVENVAHFIMAPALMAIAGSEKQNPARLALSVLRKILLHPFILATTIGVAAAAFQVQPPLAIRRLIEALAPTAAPCALFAMGVTLGLRPLKRAPVELTYIVPAKLLLHPAVMYLVLSAAGNFEPIWVQAAVLLAALPTATNVFVIAEQYGVWQERASATILITTALSMLSVTGLLYLIGSGGVPADLFP; encoded by the coding sequence ATGACCAATATTTTCAGCCTCGTGGCACCGTTCTTCGGCCTCATCCTTCTCGGTTATGGAGCGGCGCACCTGTTGGGCCGACGAGACGGAGCGGGTCCGGCGAGGCCCGGCCTCGAAGGCATGAGCTGGCTCAACGTCTACATTCTCTATCTCGCGCTGCCGTCGCTGTTCTTCACCCTCATTTCCCGCACGCCGATACACGAACTGACCCGGTTCGATTTTATCCTCGCCGATGTCGCCGCGACCTATTCCGTCTTCACTCTCATCTTCGTGGTGGCCCTCTGGTTTCGCCGTGCGCCTCTCGCGGAAGCGACGGTGCAGGGGCTGGCGGCCGCCTATGGCAATATCGGCTATATGGGGCCGGGGCTTGCGCTGCTTGCACTCGGGGACCGCGCGGCCGTGCCGGTCGCACTGATCTTCTCCGTCGAGAACGTCGCGCACTTCATCATGGCGCCAGCGCTGATGGCGATTGCGGGAAGCGAGAAGCAGAATCCGGCGAGGCTCGCTCTGTCCGTCCTGCGAAAGATCCTGCTGCATCCCTTCATTCTCGCGACGACAATCGGGGTCGCCGCGGCCGCGTTTCAGGTGCAGCCGCCACTCGCGATCCGCCGGCTGATCGAGGCGCTGGCGCCCACAGCCGCGCCTTGTGCGCTGTTTGCGATGGGCGTGACGCTCGGGCTTCGGCCATTGAAGCGGGCACCGGTGGAGCTGACCTATATCGTTCCAGCCAAGCTGCTGCTGCACCCGGCCGTCATGTACCTCGTGCTGAGCGCTGCCGGGAATTTCGAGCCGATCTGGGTGCAGGCGGCCGTACTGCTCGCGGCGCTGCCGACGGCGACGAACGTGTTCGTCATTGCCGAGCAATACGGCGTCTGGCAGGAGCGGGCCTCCGCGACCATCCTCATCACGACAGCGCTGTCCATGCTCAGCGTCACGGGTCTTCTCTATCTGATCGGATCAGGCGGAGTGCCGGCCGATCTTTTCCCGTAA
- a CDS encoding cytochrome c biogenesis CcdA family protein gives MSIADISIWTAVLAGALSFLSPCVLPLVPPYLCYMAGVSVDQFRVTNGTAAVATRRAVLPSALLFTLGFSTVFIALGIGASSVGLLLRQHMDLFSRIGGIVVIIMGLHFLGVLRVGLLGREARFQGGGKPATLSGAYIMGLAFGFGWTPCIGPVLGTILGVAAARDTVSEGAVLLAVYSLGLAIPFWIAAAFSGAFMGFLSRFRRHLGLVEKIMGGLLVVAGLAFLFGLVSTVSIWFQQTFPVLMQIG, from the coding sequence TTGTCGATAGCCGATATCTCGATCTGGACCGCCGTGCTTGCGGGGGCGTTGTCATTCCTGTCTCCTTGCGTGCTGCCTCTCGTGCCGCCTTATCTCTGTTATATGGCGGGCGTCTCCGTGGATCAGTTCCGGGTGACAAACGGCACGGCTGCGGTTGCGACGCGGCGGGCCGTTCTGCCGTCGGCGCTTCTGTTCACGCTCGGCTTTTCCACCGTCTTCATCGCGCTTGGCATCGGCGCCTCGTCGGTCGGTCTTCTTCTGCGGCAGCATATGGACCTCTTTTCGCGCATCGGCGGCATCGTGGTCATCATCATGGGGCTGCATTTCCTCGGCGTGCTGCGCGTAGGCCTGCTCGGACGCGAGGCGCGCTTTCAGGGCGGGGGGAAGCCGGCGACGCTGTCAGGTGCCTATATCATGGGCCTTGCCTTCGGCTTCGGCTGGACGCCCTGCATCGGCCCCGTGCTGGGCACGATCCTCGGCGTCGCGGCAGCGCGCGATACGGTGTCGGAGGGCGCCGTCCTTCTTGCGGTCTACTCGCTCGGCCTTGCCATCCCCTTCTGGATCGCAGCCGCCTTTTCCGGGGCGTTCATGGGGTTCCTGTCGCGCTTCCGCCGCCATCTCGGGCTGGTGGAAAAGATCATGGGCGGCCTGCTCGTCGTGGCGGGTCTCGCCTTCCTGTTCGGTCTCGTCAGCACGGTATCCATCTGGTTCCAGCAGACCTTTCCGGTTCTGATGCAGATTGGTTGA
- a CDS encoding IS630 family transposase has product MVGRQADLVALSDEDRNFLESHVRRHKTPRSLSDRCRIVLLCAQGLQSKDVAERLGVHEHTVGKWRRRFVQDGIDGLTDEYRAGRPRTVSDAQVAEVVERTLNTTPRDATHWSIRSMAADRGLSHTTIRRIWTAFGLQPHRSETFKLSSDPLFVDKVQDIVGLYMSPPDRAVVLCVDEKSQIQALDREQPVLPMAPGIAERRTHTYVRNGTTSLFAALDVATGAVIGQCYKRHRATEFLDFLKRIDAEMPKGPDVHLVMDNYATHKTPRIKAWLARRPHWHVHFTPTSASWINQVERWFAELTRKQLQRGVHRSTAELEADIDVFIATHNENPKPYKWVKSADQILASVKRFCQKTMSRTSDSGD; this is encoded by the coding sequence ATGGTCGGCAGGCAAGCGGACCTTGTCGCTCTGAGCGACGAGGATAGAAATTTTCTTGAATCTCATGTGCGTCGGCACAAGACGCCGCGCTCGTTGTCGGATCGATGCCGGATAGTTTTGTTGTGCGCACAGGGCCTGCAGAGCAAAGATGTTGCCGAACGCCTTGGCGTCCACGAGCACACGGTTGGCAAGTGGCGCCGCCGGTTCGTGCAGGATGGCATTGACGGACTGACCGACGAATATCGCGCAGGTCGGCCACGAACCGTCTCTGACGCGCAGGTAGCTGAGGTGGTCGAACGGACATTGAACACCACCCCCAGGGATGCCACACACTGGTCTATCCGTTCGATGGCAGCCGACCGCGGGCTGTCGCACACCACCATCCGTCGGATATGGACTGCGTTTGGTTTGCAGCCGCACCGTTCGGAGACATTCAAGCTCTCTTCCGATCCGCTGTTCGTTGATAAGGTGCAAGACATAGTCGGCCTTTACATGTCGCCACCGGACCGGGCAGTCGTGCTATGCGTGGATGAGAAATCGCAAATCCAGGCACTGGATCGCGAGCAGCCGGTTCTGCCCATGGCGCCGGGCATCGCCGAGCGGCGCACCCATACCTATGTCCGCAACGGCACGACATCCCTGTTCGCCGCGCTCGACGTTGCGACTGGCGCGGTAATCGGCCAGTGCTACAAACGTCACCGGGCGACCGAATTTCTCGACTTCTTGAAGCGGATTGACGCCGAGATGCCCAAGGGGCCGGACGTGCATTTGGTGATGGACAACTATGCGACCCACAAGACGCCGAGGATCAAGGCCTGGCTCGCACGCCGCCCGCATTGGCATGTTCACTTCACGCCAACGTCAGCCTCCTGGATCAATCAAGTCGAGCGGTGGTTTGCAGAGCTGACGCGCAAGCAGTTGCAACGCGGTGTCCATCGTTCCACCGCCGAACTGGAAGCCGACATCGACGTGTTTATCGCAACACACAACGAAAATCCCAAGCCATACAAATGGGTGAAATCCGCCGACCAAATCCTCGCCTCCGTCAAGCGATTCTGCCAAAAAACAATGAGCCGAACTTCAGATTCGGGTGACTAG
- a CDS encoding DUF4189 domain-containing protein, whose translation MKTLLRIAFATTILLAGPVSSAFAFGAIAVNDEQGMAADEAGYGMGWGSSRKEAERNAVQECKSAGNDDCKVAVWFEQCGAYAGDRVNYGIGYGSTQKAAETMATKDCPNCKIVVSDCQ comes from the coding sequence ATGAAGACCTTACTTCGTATTGCCTTTGCAACGACCATCCTTCTCGCCGGCCCTGTCAGTTCAGCCTTCGCCTTCGGCGCGATCGCCGTCAACGATGAACAGGGCATGGCCGCCGACGAAGCCGGCTATGGAATGGGCTGGGGAAGCTCCCGCAAGGAAGCAGAACGCAACGCCGTCCAAGAGTGCAAGTCTGCCGGAAATGATGACTGCAAGGTTGCCGTGTGGTTCGAACAATGCGGCGCCTATGCCGGCGATCGCGTCAATTACGGCATTGGCTACGGCTCGACCCAGAAGGCGGCTGAGACGATGGCGACGAAGGATTGCCCGAACTGCAAGATCGTCGTCTCAGATTGTCAGTAG
- a CDS encoding DUF1508 domain-containing protein: MAECKDSNGDKWEIYASSGWRWRRTASNGVIVGASTESYVNKSDCVANAQRHGMTCTPV; encoded by the coding sequence ATGGCAGAATGCAAGGACAGCAACGGCGACAAGTGGGAGATTTACGCATCCAGTGGTTGGCGTTGGCGCCGCACGGCCAGCAACGGCGTTATCGTCGGCGCATCGACAGAAAGCTACGTCAATAAGTCGGATTGCGTGGCGAACGCCCAGCGCCATGGCATGACATGCACGCCGGTCTGA
- a CDS encoding L,D-transpeptidase family protein: protein MPAFPRLNALRKACLRTAAIAALGIALSGCMALDMTEAPPKLSSKMVAEMTRKGMKAESPVLVRIFKQESELEIWKVDRSGKYALLKTYPICRWSGDLGPKRKSGDRHAPEGFYHVTKGMLNPNSQFYVSFNLGYPNRLESALGYTGEALMVHGACSSSGCYAMTDQGIGEIYAIVARALEGGQASFQVQAFPFRMTAENMAAHRGDVNLAFWRVLKEGYDAFAITRRQPKVSACGGRYVFDKTFLNGEPADPLAPCPEATPGIEPQALAKIAEESRAIDALIGGPVPIATSMSAYVDGGMHPVFRTLLKQTGAKGMAAKVSGTKYPISRPDAALADPFAGR, encoded by the coding sequence ATGCCAGCATTTCCTCGCCTGAATGCCCTTCGCAAGGCCTGCCTCCGGACTGCCGCTATCGCCGCGCTCGGCATAGCGCTCAGCGGCTGCATGGCGCTCGATATGACGGAAGCGCCGCCGAAGCTGTCGTCGAAGATGGTCGCGGAGATGACGCGCAAGGGCATGAAGGCGGAGAGCCCGGTGCTCGTGCGCATCTTCAAGCAGGAAAGCGAACTGGAGATCTGGAAGGTCGATCGCAGTGGCAAGTACGCCCTATTGAAAACCTACCCGATCTGCCGCTGGTCGGGAGATCTCGGGCCGAAGCGGAAATCGGGCGACCGGCATGCCCCGGAAGGTTTTTACCATGTTACCAAGGGGATGCTGAACCCGAACTCCCAGTTCTACGTATCGTTCAACCTTGGCTATCCCAACCGGCTGGAAAGCGCACTCGGCTATACGGGTGAGGCGCTGATGGTGCATGGCGCCTGCTCGTCGTCCGGCTGCTACGCAATGACCGATCAGGGCATCGGCGAAATCTACGCGATCGTCGCGCGGGCGCTCGAAGGCGGGCAGGCGAGCTTTCAGGTGCAGGCCTTTCCTTTCCGTATGACGGCCGAGAACATGGCGGCACATCGAGGCGATGTCAATCTTGCCTTCTGGCGGGTGCTCAAGGAAGGCTATGATGCCTTCGCCATCACCCGCCGGCAGCCGAAGGTGTCTGCCTGCGGCGGACGCTATGTGTTCGACAAGACGTTCCTGAATGGCGAGCCGGCGGATCCGCTGGCGCCATGCCCGGAAGCCACGCCCGGCATCGAGCCGCAGGCACTTGCCAAGATCGCAGAAGAGAGCCGCGCGATCGATGCTCTCATCGGCGGGCCGGTACCGATCGCCACCTCCATGAGCGCCTATGTCGATGGCGGTATGCATCCGGTTTTCCGCACGCTCCTGAAACAGACGGGCGCAAAGGGGATGGCGGCGAAAGTGTCCGGTACGAAATATCCGATCAGCCGGCCGGACGCGGCTCTCGCCGATCCGTTCGCCGGGAGATAG
- a CDS encoding mechanosensitive ion channel family protein, whose amino-acid sequence MSDMITWLDQSLRWVPAWAVSVILLALLFGVGIFVHRILFEIATRIAAKYDLFWRSLVARSERPTRLVAIMVALSFGVSIAPLTSNQADNLHHILLLGFILVFAWIAKVTLHIWTTVYLRRFKLDAEDNLLARKHVTQSRIMERIAGFVIIIFGVAACLMTFPAVQQYGVSLLASAGVAGIVLGLALQPVLKNLFAGIQLAITQPIRLDDALLIEGEWGNVEEITATYVVVKIWDWRRLVLPLSYFIEKPFQNWTRETAALIGTVMVYLDYSVPVDAIRKEAEKIAAASPLWDGQVINIAVTDLKPETVEIRILCSASNAARAFDLRCEMREKIIGFIAQTYPTALPHLRAELKTAETVGNVAVTTPWRAQV is encoded by the coding sequence ATGAGCGATATGATCACATGGCTGGACCAATCCCTACGCTGGGTGCCCGCATGGGCCGTCAGCGTCATTCTTCTCGCGCTGCTGTTCGGCGTCGGCATCTTCGTCCACAGGATCCTCTTTGAGATCGCGACGCGGATTGCGGCGAAGTACGATCTGTTCTGGCGGTCGCTGGTGGCGCGCTCGGAGCGCCCGACCCGGCTGGTGGCCATCATGGTCGCCCTCTCCTTCGGCGTCTCTATCGCGCCGCTGACCTCCAATCAGGCGGACAACCTGCATCACATCCTGCTGCTCGGCTTCATCCTTGTCTTCGCCTGGATTGCCAAGGTCACGCTGCACATCTGGACGACGGTCTATCTGCGCCGCTTCAAGCTCGATGCGGAAGACAATCTCCTCGCCCGCAAGCACGTCACACAATCGCGAATCATGGAGCGCATCGCCGGCTTCGTCATCATCATCTTCGGCGTTGCCGCCTGCCTGATGACATTTCCGGCCGTGCAGCAATACGGGGTCAGCCTTCTCGCCTCCGCGGGCGTTGCCGGTATCGTTCTCGGCCTCGCCCTCCAGCCGGTTCTCAAGAACCTCTTCGCCGGCATTCAGCTCGCCATCACCCAACCCATCCGTTTGGACGATGCACTGCTGATCGAAGGCGAATGGGGGAATGTGGAGGAGATCACCGCGACATATGTCGTCGTCAAGATCTGGGACTGGCGCCGTCTCGTCCTGCCGCTCAGCTACTTCATCGAAAAGCCGTTCCAGAACTGGACACGCGAGACCGCTGCCCTGATCGGGACCGTGATGGTCTATCTCGACTACAGCGTACCCGTCGATGCCATCAGAAAGGAGGCCGAGAAGATCGCCGCGGCGTCTCCGCTCTGGGATGGGCAGGTGATCAATATCGCGGTGACGGACCTCAAGCCGGAGACGGTTGAGATCCGCATTCTCTGCTCGGCATCCAATGCCGCGCGCGCCTTCGACCTGCGTTGCGAGATGCGCGAGAAGATCATCGGCTTCATTGCGCAGACTTATCCCACCGCCCTTCCGCACCTGCGCGCGGAACTGAAGACGGCAGAGACCGTCGGCAATGTCGCGGTCACGACACCGTGGCGCGCGCAGGTATGA
- the gcvT gene encoding glycine cleavage system aminomethyltransferase GcvT, which produces MNDAPLKQTPLHALHLSLGARMVPFAGYDMPVQYPAGVLKEHLHTRAAAGLFDVSHMGQVELRATSGTLEDAALALEGLVPVDVLGIAEGRQRYALFTDDTGGILDDLMIARLPGRFMIVVNAACKDADFAHLKAHLGDRFELTLLEDRALLALQGPRAEDVLAELWADVAAMRFMDVAEALIHDVPCIVSRSGYTGEDGFEISIPADKAEDVARRLLDHPDVLPIGLGARDSLRLEAGLCLYGNDIDTTTCPIEAALEWAIQKSRRTGGTRSGGFPGAGAILDAQTNGTAIRRVGLKPDGKAPVRGGATLYSDATGTTEIGTVTSGSFGPSVGHPVAMGYVDTPLATPGTTVFAELRGKYLPMTVSALPFITPTYKR; this is translated from the coding sequence TTGAACGACGCCCCGCTGAAGCAGACGCCGTTGCACGCCCTGCATCTCTCGCTTGGCGCCCGCATGGTGCCCTTCGCCGGATACGACATGCCGGTTCAGTATCCCGCCGGTGTCCTGAAGGAACATCTTCACACCCGCGCCGCCGCCGGCCTGTTCGACGTGTCCCATATGGGTCAGGTGGAACTGCGTGCGACCTCCGGCACGCTGGAGGACGCGGCTCTTGCACTGGAAGGCCTGGTGCCCGTCGATGTGCTCGGCATCGCCGAAGGCCGCCAGCGCTATGCCCTCTTCACGGACGATACTGGCGGTATCCTCGATGACCTGATGATTGCTCGGCTCCCCGGCCGGTTTATGATCGTGGTCAACGCGGCCTGCAAGGATGCAGACTTCGCACATCTGAAAGCCCATCTCGGCGACCGCTTCGAACTCACCCTGCTCGAAGATCGTGCGCTCCTGGCGTTGCAGGGTCCCCGCGCGGAAGACGTTCTGGCCGAACTCTGGGCCGATGTCGCCGCCATGCGCTTCATGGATGTGGCGGAAGCGCTGATCCATGATGTTCCCTGCATCGTATCCCGCTCTGGCTACACCGGGGAGGACGGCTTCGAGATCTCCATTCCGGCCGACAAGGCCGAGGATGTCGCCCGCCGCCTGCTCGATCATCCCGACGTTCTGCCGATCGGCCTCGGTGCGCGCGACAGTCTGCGGCTGGAAGCCGGTCTCTGCCTCTACGGCAACGACATCGATACGACGACCTGCCCCATTGAGGCGGCGCTCGAATGGGCCATCCAGAAATCCCGCCGCACGGGCGGCACCCGCAGCGGTGGCTTTCCGGGCGCCGGCGCCATTCTGGACGCGCAGACGAACGGAACGGCGATCCGCCGCGTTGGCCTGAAGCCGGACGGCAAGGCGCCGGTCCGTGGTGGCGCTACCCTCTATTCCGACGCGACCGGTACAACCGAAATCGGCACGGTCACTTCGGGCAGCTTCGGCCCGAGCGTCGGCCATCCTGTGGCCATGGGCTATGTCGATACCCCTCTCGCGACGCCCGGCACCACCGTTTTTGCGGAACTGCGCGGCAAGTATCTGCCGATGACCGTTTCCGCCCTTCCTTTCATCACCCCCACCTACAAGCGCTGA
- the gcvH gene encoding glycine cleavage system protein GcvH, whose product MLKFTDEHEWLQIDGDIATVGITQHAADQLGDLVFVELPETGTALTKGESAATVESVKAASDVYCPLDGEIVETNPAIVEDPALVNGDPQGAGWFFKLKLSDPSAANALLDEDAYKELIA is encoded by the coding sequence ATGCTGAAATTCACCGACGAACATGAGTGGCTGCAGATCGACGGCGACATCGCCACGGTCGGCATCACCCAGCACGCCGCCGACCAGCTCGGCGACCTCGTTTTCGTGGAACTGCCCGAAACCGGCACGGCGCTCACCAAGGGCGAGAGCGCGGCGACCGTCGAATCCGTCAAGGCTGCTTCCGACGTCTATTGTCCGCTCGACGGCGAGATTGTGGAGACGAACCCGGCCATCGTCGAGGACCCGGCCCTCGTCAATGGCGACCCGCAGGGCGCCGGCTGGTTCTTCAAGCTGAAACTTTCGGACCCCTCCGCCGCCAATGCGCTGCTGGACGAGGACGCCTACAAGGAGCTGATCGCCTGA